GGTCTCCAGCTCGGTGAGCGTGCCAAAGCCCAGTCCTTTTGCGGCCTGTTCCTGGACGCGCGCCACGATTCGCGGGTCGGCGTGGCCCGTGATCATGGCGCCCCAGGAACAGACGTAGTCCAGGTAGGCGCGTCCGTCGGCGTCGTACAGGCAGGCGCCCTTGCCGCGCTCCATGAACACGGGCTCGCCGCCGACGTAGCCGAAGGCGCGCACCGGGGAGTTGACGCCCCCGGGGATGCAGTGCTGCGCGGCGGCGAGGCGCTGTTTCATGGCGGCGCTCATGACGAGACGGGAGGCGCAGCCGGGGACGAGACGGGGGGCGCGGCAGGCAGCGGGCGGCCGTCGCGGGGCCCGCTCGGGAACAGCCGCCGGTACTGGCGGGCCCTCGCCTCCGGGTCGGGGGCCAGGTAGAGGTCCCGCACGACCGCCAGCAGGCCGGCGCCGGCCCGCAGCAGGCCGGCGGCATTCTCCACGGCGACCCCGCCGATGGCGGCGATGGGGATCGCCAGCGTCCGCCGCGCGCGGCGCAACAGCGCGGGCGTGGCGCGCACCGCCCCCGGCTTGGTCCCGGAAGGATGGCAACTGCCGAAGGCCACATAGTCCGCGCCCGCCGCCTGCGCCTGTCGCGCGCGCTCCAGGCTGTCGTAGCAGGAAATGCCGATGATGGCCCCGGCGCCCAGCAGCGCGCGGGCCTCGGCGAGGCCCGGATCCGCGCGCCCCAGGTGCACGCCGTCGGCCCGGACCCGGGCGGCCAGGGCCGGGTCGTCGTTGACGAGAAACGGCACGCGCCAGCGGCGGCAGGCGTCGCGCAGGGCCAGGGCGCAACGTTCCCGGACGGAGGGCTGGCTGATCTTGTCGCGGTATTGCAGCATGACCGCCCCGCCCGCCAGCACCCGGTCGCTGAGCGCCGGCAACCGCTCCGCGGGGACCGTGCCGGCGTCGGCGATGGCGTACAGGCCGCGCTCCGGATGCATCCGCAGCCGGCTCATGAGACCGGCGCCGTTCCCCGGCGCAGACCGGGGGGGC
The Gammaproteobacteria bacterium DNA segment above includes these coding regions:
- a CDS encoding aminotransferase class III-fold pyridoxal phosphate-dependent enzyme, with protein sequence MSAAMKQRLAAAQHCIPGGVNSPVRAFGYVGGEPVFMERGKGACLYDADGRAYLDYVCSWGAMITGHADPRIVARVQEQAAKGLGFGTLTELET
- the thiE gene encoding thiamine phosphate synthase, translated to MSRLRMHPERGLYAIADAGTVPAERLPALSDRVLAGGAVMLQYRDKISQPSVRERCALALRDACRRWRVPFLVNDDPALAARVRADGVHLGRADPGLAEARALLGAGAIIGISCYDSLERARQAQAAGADYVAFGSCHPSGTKPGAVRATPALLRRARRTLAIPIAAIGGVAVENAAGLLRAGAGLLAVVRDLYLAPDPEARARQYRRLFPSGPRDGRPLPAAPPVSSPAAPPVSS